One segment of Actinomyces sp. 432 DNA contains the following:
- a CDS encoding terminase: MSRATPPRTRTGRRSSPRRDRLSDVAKHLILPEGVASTGWPAIRDRCARIGSTFDEWQDGLGRCIFAKRADGLYAAGIDGVQMSMPRQVGKTYTVGSAMFALCTLQPGLLVLWTAHRTRTADETFEYMQGVVRRPAAARYVPAGGVRRANGEQQIRFHNGSRILFGAREGGFGRGFAGVDVLIFDEAQILGQRALDDMVPSTNTSPNPLIIRMGTPPKPTDPSEAFATFRRQALEGDLRDGLYVELGADDTADPNARAQWRKANPSYPHRTPESSILRMKRQLGPESFRREGLGIWDPALSDQAIGRSVWKALEVEDAPVGARWCAAVRFAADGSTVAVARAGREIMTRAQWRKAPRERTRRVHVELCTEQGVRQMGHGVQWVVDYLVAHRDRWAQIVVDGKSGAGDLIERLRAEGIPAKVLWTPTAADVITAHAMFDAAIREQTLTHLQDPELEEEAAVVSRRRIGNGGGFGWQAPEGMTSAGLDAATLAAWAVKTTKRRPRATAIRRGVVMT; this comes from the coding sequence ATGAGTCGGGCGACGCCACCGAGGACGAGGACTGGGAGGCGGTCTAGCCCGCGGCGGGACCGGCTCTCGGACGTCGCTAAGCACCTGATCCTCCCGGAGGGCGTCGCCTCGACGGGGTGGCCGGCGATTCGTGACCGGTGCGCCCGCATAGGCTCGACCTTCGACGAGTGGCAGGACGGCCTGGGCCGGTGCATCTTCGCCAAGCGGGCGGATGGCCTGTACGCGGCCGGAATCGACGGCGTGCAAATGTCCATGCCGCGGCAGGTCGGCAAGACCTACACGGTCGGCTCGGCAATGTTCGCCCTGTGCACGCTGCAGCCGGGCCTGCTGGTGCTGTGGACCGCCCACCGCACACGGACGGCCGACGAGACCTTCGAGTACATGCAGGGCGTCGTCCGCCGGCCAGCGGCCGCACGCTACGTGCCCGCCGGCGGAGTCAGGCGCGCGAACGGCGAGCAGCAGATCCGGTTCCACAATGGCTCCCGAATCCTGTTCGGCGCCCGCGAAGGCGGCTTCGGGCGTGGCTTCGCGGGCGTGGACGTGCTGATCTTCGACGAGGCCCAGATCCTGGGGCAGCGCGCCCTGGATGACATGGTGCCGTCCACGAACACCAGCCCTAACCCGCTGATCATCCGGATGGGCACGCCCCCGAAGCCCACGGACCCGTCCGAGGCCTTCGCCACCTTCCGCAGGCAGGCCCTGGAGGGGGATCTGCGCGATGGCCTGTACGTCGAGCTGGGGGCGGATGACACGGCTGATCCGAACGCCCGCGCCCAGTGGCGCAAGGCCAACCCGTCCTACCCGCACCGCACCCCGGAGTCGTCGATCCTGCGGATGAAGCGGCAGCTCGGCCCCGAGTCCTTCCGCCGTGAGGGCCTGGGGATCTGGGACCCGGCGCTATCGGATCAGGCTATCGGCCGGTCCGTGTGGAAGGCCCTGGAGGTCGAGGACGCTCCGGTCGGTGCCAGGTGGTGCGCCGCCGTGCGTTTCGCTGCGGATGGGTCGACGGTGGCCGTGGCTCGCGCCGGGCGGGAGATCATGACTCGCGCGCAGTGGCGCAAGGCGCCCAGGGAGCGCACCCGGCGGGTGCATGTGGAGCTGTGCACCGAGCAGGGCGTGCGCCAGATGGGTCACGGGGTGCAGTGGGTGGTGGACTACCTGGTGGCTCACCGTGACCGGTGGGCGCAGATCGTGGTGGACGGCAAGTCCGGCGCGGGTGACCTGATCGAGCGTCTGCGCGCCGAGGGAATCCCCGCGAAGGTCTTGTGGACTCCGACGGCGGCGGACGTGATCACCGCGCACGCCATGTTTGACGCCGCGATCCGTGAGCAGACCTTGACTCACTTGCAGGACCCGGAGCTGGAGGAGGAGGCCGCCGTGGTCTCCCGCCGCCGGATCGGCAACGGGGGCGGGTTCGGCTGGCAGGCCCCCGAGGGGATGACCTCTGCGGGCCTGGACGCCGCCACGCTGGCGGCCTGGGCAGTGAAAACAACCAAGCGCCGGCCGAGGGCAACTGCGATCAGGAGAGGCGTGGTGATGACCTGA
- a CDS encoding HNH endonuclease yields MATSRTGTTKWLHLAATVKRRARAAGLTRCPRCGVELDWAVGRTPRSAEVDHIIPWAQGGTDELENLQILCRSCNLRKGDGRVRARKRRRRLPSPVRVRDTAESGDW; encoded by the coding sequence ATGGCAACCTCTCGCACCGGGACCACGAAGTGGCTGCACTTGGCAGCGACGGTGAAGCGTCGGGCTCGCGCTGCTGGGCTGACGCGCTGCCCGCGCTGCGGCGTGGAGCTGGACTGGGCCGTGGGGCGGACTCCGAGGTCCGCTGAGGTGGACCACATCATTCCCTGGGCTCAGGGCGGCACGGATGAGCTGGAGAATCTGCAGATCCTGTGCCGCTCGTGCAATCTGCGCAAGGGCGATGGTAGGGTCCGTGCCCGTAAGCGCCGTCGTCGGCTGCCCTCGCCGGTGAGGGTCCGGGACACTGCCGAGTCCGGCGACTGGTGA